A stretch of DNA from Granulicella pectinivorans:
TCGATCTGCGAGAGGGCGTCGATCTCGTCGCCGAAGAGCTCAATGCGGTAGGCGGACTCGTCGTAGGTTGGGAAGACTTCGATGATGTCTCCACGCACGCGGAAAGTGCCGCGGCGGAAGTCGACGTCGTTGCGCTCGTAGAGGATCTCGACCAAGCGGCGGGTGATGTCTTCGCGGCGGATCTTCTGGCCGCGTTCGAGCAGCAGCAACATGCCGTAGTAGGCTTCGGGCGAGCCGAGGCCGTAGATGCAGCTTACGGAGCTGACGATGATAGCGTCGCGGCGCTCGAAGAGGCTGCGGGTGGCTGCGAGGCGCAGCTTGTCGAGCTCTTCGTTGATGGTGGCTTCTTTTTCGATGAAGAGGTCGCCGGAGGGGATGTAGGCCTCGGGCTGGTAGTAGTCGTAGTAGCTGACAAAGTATTCGACGGCGTTGTTGGGAAAGAAGGTCTTGAACTCGTGATAGAGCTGGGCGGCCAGCGTCTTGTTGTGCGCGAGGATGAGCGCGGGGCGCTGCAGCTCCTCGATGACTTTGGCCATGGTGAAGGTCTTGCCGGAGCCGGTGACGCCGAGCAGCACCTGGTCTTTTTCGCCTGCCTCAATCCCGGCGACGAGCTCGCCGATGGCCCTTGGCTGATCTCCCTGCGGTTTGTACGATGTCACAAGCTGAAAGTCCATCCCTATAGGATAGAGGAAGACGGAGGTTTTCACGCATGAGCTTACTGATCCCACCAAGCCAGCTATGGCTTTGTCGACATGGCGAAACCGAATGGAGCCTTTCGGGGGCACACACCAGCCGCACCGACATTCCGCTGACCGACAACGGGCGCGAGAAGGCCGTCGAGCTTGGCGCTTATTTGAAGGACACACCGTTTGCGGCGGTGTTTGTGAGCCCGATGCACCGCGCAAAGGAGACATGCCGGATCGCGGGATTGATCGACAACGCGTACATCGATGAAGGGCTGATGGAGTGGAATTACGGGATCTACGAGGGCAAGACGACCAAGGAGATTCGCGAGGAGGTTCCGGGCTGGTCGGTGTGGAAGGATCCCATCTATGAGGGCGAGACGGCGGAGCAGGTGGGCGAGCGGGCGGATGATGTGATCGCACGGGCGCTGGAGGCAGGTGGGCAGCAGGGCGGCGGGAATGTGGCGCTGTTCGCGCATGCGCATATTCTGCGTATTCTGGCGGCGCGGTGGATTGGATTGCCGGCTAAGGGTGGCGCATTGTTCGGGCTTGGGACGGGGAGCGTTTCGGTGCTCGGATGGGAGCGGGAGACGCGGGTGATCTTGCACTGGAATCGTGGGTTCGGCGGATAACTACGCGGCTTCACTCTAAAGCAATTCGTAACCAGGATCAAAAAAAGCGGGATAAGAACAGGCACGACGCCTGGTTCCTCCCGCTTTTCTTTGTTTCTTTCCGGAACTAGCCTTTGGCGTTGACGAGACGGATGACTTCGAGGAAGAGGTCCGCCGAGATCTGCAGGGAGTGGGCGCTCACCTTGTCGATGGAGTCGAGCTCGGTGTGGTGGAAGCCGCCTTCCGGATGCTCCTTGGTGGGGGGACCGTAGTCGAGGTCGATGATGTCGAGGACCGGGACGCCGCGCTGTTTGAAGGGTAAGTGATCGTCTTCGACCTCGGTCTGGTTCTTGAAGACCGAGGACGCGTGGCCAGTGTTTTTCGCTGCGGTGGCGAGCAGGTCTTCCAGCCAGGGCGTGGAGTTAGCGTCGTGATCGATGTTCAGGTCGCGATCGCCGCACATGTCGGCGAGAACGAAGGCCTTGATCTTGCCGATGGTTCCGTTCTGGCTCCACTTGGCGGCGAGGTGGCGCGATCCGTAGAGCGAGTCGGAGTTCGTCCAGCTTTGGACGGCCTCTTCCCCGTCGAAGAAGGCCAGCCAGACCGAGTAGCCCTCGGGCGGGTGGGCGCGGAGGTACTGGCCGATGCCAATGAGCAGCGCAGTGGTCGCGGCTCCGTCGTTGGCGCCAACGAAATTGATGTCGCGCAGGGGCCAGTTGGTCTCGTAGTGGGTGCCGAGGACGATGATGCCGTCCTTCTTGCCGGGGAACTTGACGATGTAGTTGTTCATCGACTGCATGCCGGCGGGCGTGCGGGCGGTGAAGCTGTCCTGCTCGAAGTTGCCCTTGGCTTTTTCGGGGGCGAAGTGATCCTGGATGAACTGCTCGGCCTTCGCGTGACCCGGAGAGCCGTTGAAGCGCTTCGGCGCGACCGCCAGAAGCTGCCTGGTGGTCGCATAGACGGCGGCCCCACTGACGGCACCGGGCTTCTGGGCGAACGACGGCAGGCAGACCAGCAACAGCAGACTCAGCTTCAGAAGACTCTTCATGCGCGCTTGGCCTCCCTGGCCTTACGACGTTCCGGGTGGACGACCAGCGCGACACCCACGCCAATGAGGTAGAGGACAAGCATCGGGCTGGCGAAGAGGCACATGCTGATGGGGTCCGGCAGCGGGCAGATGATGGCAGCGATGAGGAAGATCAGCAGGATCGCGTAACGGATGTGTTTGAGCAGGAACTTCGCGTCGACGATGCCGAAGAGCGCAAGGAAGAAGATGAGAACCGGCAGTTCAAAGGTGACGCCGAGTCCGAGGATGACCGCGAGGAAGAAGCCGGTGTAGTCCTCGATGGTGATCATGTGGGTGTAGTTCTTGCCGATGTCCTGGATGAGGAAGACCATTGCGCCGGGGAGCACATAGCGATAGCCGAACCAGGCTCCGCTGAGGAACAGGCCGACGGTCGCGCCCATGAAGGGGAAGACGTACTTCTTCTCGTGCGCGTACATGCCCGGGGAGATGAAGAGCCAGACCTGGTACAGGATGAACGGGCTGGCGAAGATGGCACCGAAGACCGCCGCCGACTTGATCATGAGGTTCAGCGCGTCAGTGGGGTGGGTCATCGTCATCTTGAGGCCGATGTTGAGCAGCGGCTGCTGCACCCAGGTGATGAGCTTCGCGTTGAAGACATAGGCGATGGCGCAGCCGCCGAGCAGGTACAGGATGGAGTGGACGAGGCGCTTGCGCAGCTCTTCCAGGTGCTCCATCAGGCTCATGCCGGGCAGTTCGGCGCGGTCTTTGATCTCGGCGCGTGCCTTATCGATCGGGTCATCCATGGTGGTCCACCTGCGTGCTTTCCGCGGCATGACCGGCACGCGCCTCGATCTCGGCCGGCGTGGCCTCGGGGATCGATTCGAGCAGAGGCGTCAACGCGCTGTTACCCCGTCCCACCGGGAGCCCTGTGTCGGGCGGCATCATCTTCAAATCACCCTCACTGGCGATGGGCTGAACCTCGGCCGCAACCGGCGCGGGATCTTCCACCGTGTATTCGACTGCGCCGTCTCTCTGGACGAAGTCTTCCCCGCTATCGGGATGGGCCGTGGGCATGGTCGTTTCGAGCTCCGTCGACGCCTCAAGCGCGGGTGCAACCGGAGCCGCCGCCTCAATCTCGGCGATCTTCTTCTGGCGATCGGCTTGTTCGGCCATCCGCAGCTCGTCTTCCATCTGCATCCGGAAGTCGTTCGACGCGCGCCGGAACTCGCCCATCAGCTTGCCCAACTGGCGTGCCAGCTCCGGCAGCTTCTTGGGGCCGAAGAGCAGCAACGCGATAATGAAGATGACTGCACTGTCCTGAAAGCTAGGCATACTTGCCTCCCATGATACGGCCTCGTTACAGACCGGACAAATCGGCCTAGAATAAGCTTTGAAGGGAGAGGGCGGCGATGACCAAGACATTCACCTGGCAGGAGGCGCAGACCCTTCTGCCTGTGCTCGAATCGCTCCTCAAGAGAGCCCAGGCGAACGCCGAGAAGGCCTCCGGGCTGGAAGTCGAGATGCAGGAGCTTTCGCAGCGCATCTTCCTCTCGGGCGGCGTGCGGGTCGACGTTTCCGTCGCCGCCAAACGCCGTGCGCAGTTCGACAAGAGCAGCAAAGAGGTGCAGGATACGCTGGCCGAGATCGAAGCGATCGGGGT
This window harbors:
- a CDS encoding histidine phosphatase family protein yields the protein MSLLIPPSQLWLCRHGETEWSLSGAHTSRTDIPLTDNGREKAVELGAYLKDTPFAAVFVSPMHRAKETCRIAGLIDNAYIDEGLMEWNYGIYEGKTTKEIREEVPGWSVWKDPIYEGETAEQVGERADDVIARALEAGGQQGGGNVALFAHAHILRILAARWIGLPAKGGALFGLGTGSVSVLGWERETRVILHWNRGFGG
- a CDS encoding M28 family peptidase; the encoded protein is MKSLLKLSLLLLVCLPSFAQKPGAVSGAAVYATTRQLLAVAPKRFNGSPGHAKAEQFIQDHFAPEKAKGNFEQDSFTARTPAGMQSMNNYIVKFPGKKDGIIVLGTHYETNWPLRDINFVGANDGAATTALLIGIGQYLRAHPPEGYSVWLAFFDGEEAVQSWTNSDSLYGSRHLAAKWSQNGTIGKIKAFVLADMCGDRDLNIDHDANSTPWLEDLLATAAKNTGHASSVFKNQTEVEDDHLPFKQRGVPVLDIIDLDYGPPTKEHPEGGFHHTELDSIDKVSAHSLQISADLFLEVIRLVNAKG
- the tatC gene encoding twin-arginine translocase subunit TatC, translated to MDDPIDKARAEIKDRAELPGMSLMEHLEELRKRLVHSILYLLGGCAIAYVFNAKLITWVQQPLLNIGLKMTMTHPTDALNLMIKSAAVFGAIFASPFILYQVWLFISPGMYAHEKKYVFPFMGATVGLFLSGAWFGYRYVLPGAMVFLIQDIGKNYTHMITIEDYTGFFLAVILGLGVTFELPVLIFFLALFGIVDAKFLLKHIRYAILLIFLIAAIICPLPDPISMCLFASPMLVLYLIGVGVALVVHPERRKAREAKRA
- a CDS encoding twin-arginine translocase TatA/TatE family subunit; its protein translation is MPSFQDSAVIFIIALLLFGPKKLPELARQLGKLMGEFRRASNDFRMQMEDELRMAEQADRQKKIAEIEAAAPVAPALEASTELETTMPTAHPDSGEDFVQRDGAVEYTVEDPAPVAAEVQPIASEGDLKMMPPDTGLPVGRGNSALTPLLESIPEATPAEIEARAGHAAESTQVDHHG
- a CDS encoding DUF2203 domain-containing protein yields the protein MTKTFTWQEAQTLLPVLESLLKRAQANAEKASGLEVEMQELSQRIFLSGGVRVDVSVAAKRRAQFDKSSKEVQDTLAEIEAIGVQVADLEEGVLAFPCKLEGATVFLSWQLGELTITSWVNENESIADRKPIDGRFGRIERERLN